One Salminus brasiliensis chromosome 5, fSalBra1.hap2, whole genome shotgun sequence DNA segment encodes these proteins:
- the irx1a gene encoding iroquois-class homeodomain protein IRX-1a, producing the protein MSFPQLGYPQYLSASQAVYGAERAAVLAPSSRGGSGEAGAGAPVASVLGVYAHPYAHPNYGAFLPYASADLALFSQMGSQYDLKDSPGVHPASFAAHTPPAFYPYGQFQYGDPARPKNATRESTSTLKAWLNEHRKNPYPTKGEKIMLAIITKMTLTQVSTWFANARRRLKKENKVTWGARSKEDEEGNVYGSDNDGEHEKNEDEEEIDLESIDIDKIDENDEGEQSHDDEDEQVDKAERKRRVLVFDQSKGARQELNNNNNDDNNNSSSSSSSSSNSTRVSSPGGQGSFQLQVGNKPKIWSLAETATSPDSSRKPASPCGTTNQVSPQMQHPAFLSSHGLYTCQIGKFHNWTNGGFLGQNALLNVRSFLGVSQHHHNHHGQQQQQQQQQVTALDGEKSPEDLSPKHIDRGIVLRNESPTHHTNSLKSSFRPLHDSPRRNPQEVSLSLSSA; encoded by the exons ATGTCTTTCCCCCAGCTGGGCTACCCGCAATACCTGAGTGCCTCCCAGGCCGTCTACGGAGCGGAGAGGGCGGCCGTGCTAGCCCCGTCCTCCCGCGGAGGGAGCGGGGAGGCGGGCGCAGGCGCTCCCGTGGCCTCGGTGCTGGGTGTCTACGCGCACCCGTACGCGCACCCCAACTACGGAGCCTTCCTGCCGTACGCCAGCGCGGACTTGGCTCTCTTCTCTCAGATG GGGTCTCAGTATGACTTAAAGGACAGCCCTGGTGTGCACCCTGCAAGCTTTGCTGCACATACGCCTCCTGCTTTTTATCCTTATGGCCAGTTTCAGTATGGTGACCCTGCTAGGCCCAAGAACGCCACACGGGAGAGTACAAGCACACTGAAGGCCTGGCTGAATGAGCACAGGAAGAACCCCTATCCCACCAAGGGTGAGAAGATCATGCTGGCCATCATCACCAAGATGACCCTCACCCAGGTCTCCACATGGTTTGCCAATGCCAGAAGAAGACTCAAGAAGGAAAACAAGGTAACGTGGGGTGCCAGGAGCAAAGAGGACGAGGAGGGCAATGTGTACGGCAGTGACAATGATGGGGAGCATGAAAAGAACGAAGATGAAGAGGAGATTGACCTGGAGAGCATAGACATCGACAAGATCGACGAGAATGATGAGGGGGAGCAGAGCCATGACGATGAGGATGAGCAGGTGGACAAGGccgagagaaagaggagggttCTAGTCTTTGACCAGTCCAAGGGAGCTCGCCAGGAGctaaacaacaataacaatgacgacaacaacaacagcagcagcagcagtagtagcagcagtaatagcacAAGGGTATCCTCCCCAGGTGGACAGGGCAGTTTCCAACTTCAAGTGGGCAACAAACCCAAAATCTGGTCTTTAGCAGAAACTGCCACGAGTCCGGACAGCTCTAGAAAGCCCGCGTCACCATGTGGGACAACCAATCAGGTGTCACCCCAGATGCAGCACCCTGCCTTTCTCTCCAGCCACGGACTATACACATGCCAGATTGGGAAGTTTCACAACTGGACAAACGGAGGGTTTCTTGGACAAAATGCCCTCCTGAATGTCAGGTCCTTCTTAGGGGTCAGTCAGcaccaccacaaccaccatggtcagcaacagcagcagcagcagcagcaagtgACTGCACTGGACGGAGAAAAGAGCCCAGAGGACCTTAGTCCAAAACACATAG ATCGAGGAATCGTTCTTAGAAATGAGTCACCAACGCATCACACCAACAGTTTGAAATCATCGTTTCGCCCACTTCATGACAG tccCAGGAGGAATCCGCAGgaagtctctctctcgctctcttctgcTTGA